The genomic DNA CTGTTCCATCACCATCTACTTCAGTTATACCATATACTTTTACATAATCTAATTCATCTTCAAAGACAGATAATTGTTGCTCCGTAACTGAAACAGTTACTTGGAATCTCTTTAGTTGATGTCCAGTAAAAGGTGAAGTGAAAAATTCCAGGTCCATTGGTTGAACTGTTACGTGTTTTTCTTTAAACTTTAGTCTCATTCAAAGTCCTCCTTTAAATTTACACTAGAAGCGATGCTGTCATATTGTTGTCCTGTCATTAAGTGATTACTTTTATTATAGAACAAACGATCGTCATTTGGTTGTTTTAAAATAAAATTTGTTTATTTTGATACTATTAATAAACCATTTTCGACAAATGCAACTAAATAAATTTAAAAACTATTAAAACTAGTGCTTTTTCGATAAAGGATTCGACACACCAAAAGTAGAAGAAAGAAAATAAAAAAATAGGAAATAGTGTCGATTTTAAAATATAAAAATTGAAAGGATGATGTATGCTGGAGTATTCACCTGTCAAAATGCGCAGAAGTATGAAGTATGGCAGCAATTATTGGGTTGGCTTCAGTTATAAGCAACAAAGGTATGTTCATTTTTATAGTGATTTAGAATATGAGAATTGGATCTTAGTTGAAACCAACCCTGAAGTTGAAGCTTTTTGCGAACAACCTCTAAGAATTCAATATTTACTAGAAGGGAAAAAGGTTGAGTCAGTTTTTGATATGTGGATTAAATGGAAAGATGGGAAACAATCCTTTTGCGAGATTAAATATTCAACAGAACTTGACAAAGAAAATAAAAAATACGAAAGAACCCTTAAACAAATTCAAGTACAAGAGGATTGGTGCAAAATGAATGGTTACTCACATGAAGTTTTAACCGAGTTGGTCATTCGAAAAAACCAAGTCTTATTAGATAATAAGAGACAAATCATTCCTTACACAAGAGAATTTAATTCATATAATTTACAAGATCACGAACCGATATTAGCGGTTCTTAAAAGTGGGAAGAGTACAGTGAAACAACTATTTGAAAAACTATCTTTCCTTTCTAATCAACAAATATATACAAGCCTATTTTATTTAATCTATCATGGCAAAGTGAATGCTAATATTGATTGTGAAATCATTGGTCCCTTTACGGAGGTGTGGTTGAATGACTAAACGTAAAATCATAGAAAGTGAGAATTTTCCACCAGAATCATTGGATACTAAAAATTGGCCCTTAGTTAATGTCGACCAACTAACAGATGAACATAAGGAGATATTTTATAGAAGAAAACAGGCTGTGGAACTATACCTCAATTCAGAAGTTTTAATTAAAACAATTGTTGAAAAAACAAGAATCCAACCCAAAGAGTTAAACAATTTTGTAAGAAGATGTCTTACAGAGGATGATAACGGATTAATCTATGGTTACAGAGCTTTAATACCTCATAAAAAAGTCAATGGATATCACAGAAAAAGCTTGCCACAATTAAACGACACAACAAAAATGACCGGTGCATTTAAACTCCTTCTAGAAACTTACCCAACTATTAAAGATACAATTGATAACCATTATTTAAAAAGAAATAAATATTCAATAGAGGAACCCGTAATTAGCATTAAAAACTTACACAAAAAGTTTATAGATTCCTGCCGAAAAGCTGGAATAAAGTTGAATCAATATCCTTTTATTACAAAAGATTTAGGAAAGCGATCTCTGGAACGATATGTAAAGAAACTACATTCTACCTACTTTTCAGAAGCTTCAAAAAGGCATGGGGATCAAGCAGCTCAACATGCCCGTTCTACAGGAATTGGCAATAAAAATAACCCAGTAATTACCAGACCATATCAACGGGTACAATTTGATGGTCATAGAATTGATTCTGCTGTGGCAATTACATTTACGACTCCTGAAGGATATGAAGTAACAAAGACAATGGATCGGATTTGGCTTTTGGTTATTATTGATGAAGCAACAAGGGCGATATTAGGACATCATATTTGTCTAAATAGAGAATATTCTTCAACCGATGTATTACATTGTGTAAAAAATGCTATAACCCCAAAGGAACAACCTAACTTTACTATTTCTGGCCTTTCATACTCACCATCTGGTGGATTTCCTTCCCAGATTATACCTGAATGTGAATGGGGGCTTTGGGATGAGTTTTTATATGATAACGCTCGAGCTAACTTGTCAACTATTGTAAATGATAGACTAAGTGAAATTGTGGGTTGTTTCACAAATGCTGGTCCAGTCAGCATGCCTGAAAGAAGAGGCTTAGTAGAGAGGTTTTTTGGAATTCTTGAAGAAAATGGATTTCATCGTCTTCCAAGTACAACAGGAAGTAACCCAAATGATCCCAGACGAAAAAATGCAGAAAGTAATGCAATTAAATATAAAATATCTGAACAACATATTATCGAATTAGCTGATACACTAATTGCTGAATATAACGGAACTCCGCATAGTGGTATCAGCAATCTTACACCTCTTGAAGCACTCCAACAAAGAATAATGAAAGGAGCTATTATTCGAAAAATGTCGGAAGAAAAGAGAAGTGAATTAGCGTTTTTTACTATGAAAGCCCAACGTGTTGTAAGAGGAAATATTGTATCTGGCCAAAGACCTTATATTGAATATGAAGGTGTAACGTATAGAAGTGACTTATTATCACGAACACCAGGTTTAATTGGTACAAAACTCGATCTTTTTGTCGATGTAGAGGATTTGAGGACGGTAAGAGCTTTTCTACCTGATGGCAGTGAGTTTGGAATTCTAAACGCAAATGGTAAATGGAGTCTCCAAAAACATTCTCTCAAAACAAGAAAGGCTATCAATAGTCTTAAAAATAGAAAGATATTACATTTTACAAGCTTCGATAATCCAATAGAGATATATTTTAGACACCTCGAAAAAGAAGCAGCTAATAATAAAAACGGTAGCAAAAATAAGCTTGCTCAGTTACGAAGAGAAATAGATGATATTCCAACACCAGATGTTTATGTAAGTTACGGAGATGAAGATACCGGTAAAAATGAAGAAATAATCAATAATAACAATTTGGTATCAAATAAAAAGAATCTTAACAGAAGGTTCAAAAAGACAATAACATACTAAAATAAAACTAGAGAGGGGAAAAAGATGTGTCCGAACAAGTAAATAATATTATAAAAAGGCCTTTAACACAAAATAAAGTCCATCCCATAAAAACAGGAAGATATTTACTAGCAACAAATGAAATACATCGATTATATGAAACTATTTCTAGGTGGATTTTTAGTAGAGCACCTGGTGGAATTGTTTATGGACGGCCCAGGCTTGGAAAAACAAGAGCAATTCAATTTATATTAAAAGCCTTACCAGATGAATTGGGTGAAAAGCTTCCTGTTTTTAAATTCAATTGTAGACATAAAAAAATTGCTAGTGAAAATACTTTTTTTGAAGATTTACTTAAGGATGTTGGACATTCAGATCCTTTTAGTAATAAAACTAATGCAAAAAGAGAGAGATTGTATAGCTATCTAATTGAAAAGGGACAAACATCACAAGAAAACAGAGTAATCTTAATTATTGATGATGCGCAGGAGCTTCATGAGATTCAGTATGGTTGGTTAATGGATATCCACAATGAATTAGATAGAGCGGAAATAGATTTAACCGTTATATTAGTAGGGCAAAAAGAATTATTAGGCCAAAGATCGTCTTTTATAAAATTAAAAAAGGCCCAAATCATTGGTCGGTTTATGGTGCACGAATATAAGTTTGTTGGAATAAAGAGTTATGACGATATACATGCTTGTCTCTTAGGGTATGATGAGGAGTCAGAATTTCCTGATAACAGCGGATTCTCGTTTACTAGATATTACTTTCCAGAAGCATTTTCGAATGGATTACGATTATCAACCTATACTCAAGAATTAATGGATATTTTTACTGAAATCCGACAAAAACATAATATACGAAAAGGTCTTGAAATTCCTATGCAATATTTTACAAGGACTATAGAGTATATATTAATTCACTATGGAGTTGATGGTAAAAATGTAGAGGTTTTGACAAAAAACCATTTTAAAGAAGCAGTGAAATATTCGGGTTACATTGAATCAGAAATTTATAGTGATCTTTTAAATAAAGGGGGCTAAGATGAAAAAATTAATTTACAATCATACCGAAGAAAATCTCAAGAGAACTTTTGCCTGGAGTAGTAGTTGGTACCATCCCTATGAATCAGCTTGGAGCATATTTCATAAGTTTATGTTTGCAAACAAGGTTACAATTAATGATTTATTTAAGATATTTGGTTCAGAATCTATCCAGAATAAAAGAAGCAATGTTTGGAGTAAAAAAGATGGAGATTTATTTACTTTAGAAGGTTTTGATGAAAAGAGATTACAAGATATACTTGGTTTTAATTTGAAAGCAAATATAATTGAAGAAAGCGCAACAATATTAAAAATTTTAATTCAAAAACATCATTATAAGGTTTTCTATATTGACACGTTTAGGTTTTGCCCTGAATGTATAAAAATAGGATATCATAGTACTTTTCATCAATTTAAACTATTTAATACTTGTCCACTTCATAATAAGCCACTATCATCAATATGCCCCAGTTGTGGCGGGGGTTGGAAAAATGAATATAATCTCATAAAAAATGAAATCAAGCATCCTTTTCAATGTCAGTGCGGATTTTTATTCATAAACGAAGATATGGCTAGAATGTTTGCAAAGACCTGGAGCTCCAATTCACATGATATAAGAGATTCTAGTCTAGTTACCAGATTGTTTGAATTAAATGCTCACAGCGAAAAGACAAAGCGCATTCATATAAGTGATTGTATAGATTTAACGAATTATGAGAATCCCTTTGAATATTTATACCTCACTGTTAATTCAAAAGAAGAAAACACAAAGCATATAGTTTATAAGTCAAGTAAGAATATCAACAAAATAAAATGTCTTGATAAGAAATTGCTTTCTAAATATATATTTACACCCCGACATAAAAGACCCAATAAAGAATTGTACTTCACATTAAAGGCTACCTATAAATCCATTGCAAGACATTTTAGAAAAACCATTCTTAAAGATCACAAAAAATGTATAAAATCTTATAATAGAAGCTTTACGTATAGTGAATCTATTTGTCCTTTTGTTTCCGCATATGCCCATTGGAGAGGACATATAGAAGACCATGAGATTAATTGGCATGTGCACACTTATAGAAAAAGAAAAATCGCTGAAAATCAAGTGGATTTTTATACTAGATCTGATTCCGATTACTTTTTTAATATTTATATTGAATTAATGACTGGATTGTATAACGAGAAAGATGAAACGATATATGGTAATGAACCATCCATTCTTCATTATGTAAGCCCAGATAATTTGACTATAACGAAATATACTTTCAATAGGCTTTTTGCACATCTGTTACATAATTACTTATTAAATTGGTTGATAGTAGCACACAATGATATGGGTAAAAGTGTTCATTACTTTTATTCTAGACCATTTATGAAATACAAGAATTTACCATTTTACACTATTGTATATCCATTTAAAGATAATGAAGCTGCCGAATTTCACATATGGCCAAACAAAGACAAAACTATTGAAAATATACTTAAGAAGTTGAAATGCCCAAATAATTCATAAAAATTGTTTGGACATTTTTTTATTTGCTTATGGCGGGGAAGTTTGTGTCGCCAAAGAAGGGTATATTTGTGTCGCCAGACAAGGGGAGCCCTGATGATATCGTTCTGTTTAAGTTTTTTTATAGTTTACATAATATCTATTATACACAGTTCTATGAAGAGAGACGGAAGGGGTCTCAATAACTAAGTATACTTAAAATAGTGAGACGGAATTTGAATTTTTAATCTGAGACTACTGTTATAATGTTAATCTGCGCTACAGTAAATCAAATTGTTAGTAATCTAGATAATAATTTGATTTAGTTATTTAGCGTCTACTAAGTGTTTTATAACTCTAAGCAAAATACTAACGATCTATATTCGATCTATCCAGATCTTAATATTATTAATTAAGTTTACATAATATTATTATATAAAACTTATCTTTTGAATACACGCTCAGTCAAAAATGACTAAGCGCATCATACACAACTTATAATTCCAATTGATTTTTAACTTGTTCATAGTGCTTGGTTGATAACGCTTGCTGTAAAAATGTTTGATTTGTGCCATTCCGATTTAGAGCCTGTATGATAGCTGCTACACGATCGGTACGTTCTCTGCGTAAGTTGGATTCTAACTGAACTTCTAATGGTACGGTTTGAAACGTAAAATCATTTAACGTTATCGGTTTTGCCAGTTCCCATATATATTGCCCACCTTCCCAAATTCCTTCTCCATCCTTTGAATCGGGTATTCCAGCCGAGTTCATGATATGAACAGCCTCTACCTCACAACCATTTATCTTCCATTTCCCTTTTTTCCAAGAAAAGCCCCACGGAAACGTTTGCGTAAACGTAGGCACCTCTATAGATGATTTCCAATGTAAATCATCTATAGATTGGTTGCATTTTACCTGGTGGGCATACTTTTCAAAGATTTTGGCGAATAGCTCTACCCCACTCTCAGTTTTTGTATATATGTCGATATCATTTGCTTCCAATTCACAGCCTTGAAGTACAGAACCTGCAGAACCTACTAGCATCCAGTCCACTTGCAAACCACTTAACCGAATCTCAATGCTGATCTTCTCAAGTGTTTGCATTAACTCGTTCTTATCCATCATTATCCCACCCATCAATAAACTTTCCCTTATATATTCGATTAACTGGTGAGAAGTCCTTCCCAAAACAAAAAAACCTAACGGAATGTCAGGTTTGAGGCTATACAACTCGCTGTTTAAGGGCGGTTGTTAAGTAATATCTAGGAGTGCCGAAGTACATGTACTGGTTATATTGTGGGTAGGAAGACTCGAATTGTATATATATCGGTGAGTCTAATAACCATGGATAATTTTGATAGAATTTTTGGTCACCATATACCATTGCTGTGAGTGCTAATGGTAGCTCTTTTTGGAAAATATGAAAGCGAATCAACGCATAATTTTCGTCGAATTCTCCGTTCGTAACATACACTTTCCCTAATAATGTGTATTGACCCATAACTGGTTTCCACTCTGCTAACACTTCATCTCGAAATTTGCTATTTACCGCATCATAATCGTAGCAATATCCAATTGTTAAAAATAACTCACCTGTTACGTCTGAATGCGTTAAGGTATATTTTCTCTCATCTACAGGTTTAAAGGGTGTTGCTGGTGGAAAGTATGTCACATTTAACATAGCCGGATCAAACTTACTCATGTAAGCCTCACTCCCCTGGATGAAGAAGTAGTATTTCCTACTGTATTTTATGTGATTGAATGTTAAATGTGACAACAGCCTATTTTTTCTTCTTCGTTGTATTCCTACGTAATTCCATAACATTCGTATCAAGGAGCTTCCATTGTGCGTTTTCATACACCCAAGATGACTCCACATACGCAATCGAATCGGCATTATAGGCACCACTTATTCGTTGGGAACCTTTTAAGCCCATTTGATTCCCAGTCACTTTAACAGGTTTTAGCGTTCCAAACGGAAGGACCATGAGCTCTGCAGGTTCATTTAGTTTGCCATTATGATATAATCCAAGCCGCTCGTAATCTTTTGCTCTATTTCTTAAGTCAAACTGATACGACTCATTGGTATTTTCTATAGTCATATTGGCTTTATATCCATTTAGAAAAGAAGTCTGAATAACCAGTGGTGCAGGTACGGTTAAATCGGTTAACCGATCATCCTTAACTGTATATAAATAATGATTAGATAATCCGCCACTTCCGCCCGTGTTAACCGCTAGAAATAAGTCTTTTACGCCATCATTGTTCAGATCTTTGAAGTCTATTCGTGGTTCGTATCCACCTTCAAGATTGATTTTATGGTCTTTTCCAGTTGCCGAAAGGATTTCCAATGTTATAGAACGTAAGAAGATTGCTCCTTCCTCAAAGGGCTCCCCCTTCACATATATCGTATCAAGTTTTCCATCTCCGGTAACATCCATTTGTTCTTTTACGATGACACTTTCAAGCATGTTAGCTTCCTCTACTGCATATACGCCTGTGATCGCGGACAGTGACATAAAAAAGAAGGCAGCAAAAGCAAACAATAGCTCTTTCTTCATTTATAATTCCTCCCTGAGCAATATCAGTATTTTATTTTGCCCATAAGTGGAAAAAAGATGTAGAAAAAACAAATATAACAAAAAATTAGTTTGCTAAATGTTTAATAAGTCCTGGTAACCAATCTGATAGATTACTAAAACGAAACCCAAGCTCGCTTGCCTTAGCGTTGCTCATATTCCAGTTGTTTTCAATACCATATGGTGAGTGTTCAGACGAGTCAAAAGTACTTGGCAGAATGGCCTTCTTGCCAACCTCGCCTTCTATAAGTATCATCAATTCTGCCATTGATATCTCCTCGTTTGCACAGGCATTGATGGGGCCATTGAAATTTTGCTCACTTACCCAGACAAGAAAGTTCCCTGCTTCCTTTTGATGAATGAATCCCATTTTGGCTTGTAAGTTCGGAAATCCGATCATAGACCCTTCCTTTGTTCGATTAATATGTAGAAGTAAACGTTCCGTGTAATCATGCTCTCCGAGAACAATGGGAATTCTAACAGCAATCACAGGAAAATCTGCCTCTTGGAAAAATACCGCCTCCGCCTGTCGTTTTCCTTCTTGATAGGTAACTTTGTCTGGTGGTGTATCAGAAATTGGATATGAATATGGATCAAAGTCTGCTTCTACCACATTTTCAGCAAAATGATAAACGGACATCGTGGAAGTGAAAATGTATGTATGAATTTTGTCAGTAAGTGCTTGAATGGCAATTCTCGCGTCTCTAGCGTTAAAGCAAATCTGATCAAATACAACATCCCAAGTTCTCCCACTAACAGCTTCCTTCACAGAATCTAAATCAAATCGGTCAACTTTGAGTGTTTCAACTCTGTTCTCAAATGGAACCTCACTGTTTTGTCTTGTTGCCACCGTAACTTTTACCCCTTTGTTAAGCAACTCTTGAACTAAATTGACTCCGAAAAATCTAGTTCCCCCAAATACTAAAGCCGTTTTCATTCGATTACCTCCTCCTCAAGATTACTTAAATCATATTTATATATATTCAATCACTACCGCCTATTCACCTTTCTGCCCTTTTTGTTAAAAAGTAAAAGACCAAATCGTAGGGATTTGGTCTTTTACACGTTTATGATGAGCTTTTTTAGTCTTTTGTAGCTTCGTTAACTTCTTTTTGAGCAACCGACCATACAGTTTTTGCTTTGCCAGCATCGGTTTCATCAATAATAAAGGATCCGTTTGAGTAACGGTCATTATGTCTTAGATCAGAAGCACGAACTTCTTCGACATGACCTTTTTCTGTACTCACAAAGATTTGGTCTTCTTCGCTAACGATAACTGCACCGATCACTCGGTGTGGATTCGCCTTTAATTCTCTTAGCATGACCACGCCGCGCTTGGCACGTGAAGTAATTTCAAATTCATCTAACTTCATCTTTTTGATGGCACCGCGCTGAGTCACAATCACAATGCTTTGAGAACGGGGATCATCGACAATTTTACCAGCTGTTAAATAATCGCCATCCTTTAGGTTCATTCCTTTCACACCTGCAGCTCTAGCGCCAACGATACTGACCTCGTCTTCAGCAAATCGTAAACCGTATCCTAAATGAGTCGTTAATAGCAATTCCTTCGTACCATCCGTTTCATGAACATCAAGTACTTCGTCGTCATCCTTTACATTAATGGCGACGAGTGGCTTTGAATATCTTTGAGCTTTATATGCCTTCAGTTCGGTTTTCTTAACCATTCCATTTTTCGTAATGAATAACAAGAATGCTTCCTTCTCAAAGTCTTTAACAGGAAGTACCCTAATAATCGTTTCGTTACGATCAATTGGAACAAGATTTGCAATATGTTGACCGAGGTCCTTCCAACGAATATCAGGAAGTTCATGCACTGGACAGTACAAGTAATTCCCTTTATTCGTAAATAACAGAACCACATCGGTTGTGTTCATATCAAGCTGTGCGAGTAATTGGTCGGAATCTTTCATCCCGAAATCCTGACCATTCGATGCAGCATACGACCTTGGGCTAGTACGCTTAATATAGCCTTCCTTCGTTACAGTGACAATCACATCTTCGCTTGCTACCATAACCTCAAGATTGATCTTAATTTCCTCAATCTCCGCTTCAATTATGGTACGACGTTGATCGGCAAAGCGTTTTCGAACATCCTTTAACTCTTTTTTAATCACAGAAAGAAGCTTGCTTTCACTTTCTAAAATAGCAGTTAGTTCCTCAATTTTCTTAGCAAGTTCATCTGCTTCATTTTGAAGAGCGGTAATATCTGTGTTTGTTAAGCGATAAAGCTGTAAAGAAACGATTGCTTCGGATTGTGCTTCGGTAAAACCAAATTTCATAATCAAGTTGTCTTTTGCATCACGCTTATCTTTTGATCCACGAATGGTTTGGATAACTTCATCTAAGATGGATAAAGCTTTCATTAATCCTGCTACGATATGTTGGCGGTCTTTCGCCTTTTGTAAATCAAATTGAGAGCGACGAGTGACGACTTCCTTTTGGTGCTCAATATACGCATCGAGAAGCTGTGTAAGGCCCATAAGCATCGGACGACGATGATGGATAGCAACCATGTTAAAGTTGTAGGCAATTTGAAGGTCTGTGTTCTTGTATAAATACATTAGTACACCTTCAGCATCCGCTTCTTTTTTCAATTCAATCACGATACGAAGTCCTGTACGATCCGTTTCGTCACGAACCTCAGACATACCTTCTATTTTACGGTCTAAACGGAATTCATCCATCTTTTTCACAAGGTTTGCTTTGTTTACTTCAAAAGGAATTTCGGTAATAACGATTTGCTGCTTACCGCCACGAACCGTTTCAATTTCTGCTTTTCCGCGAACAATGATTTTTCCTTTACCCGTTTCGTAAGCCTTTTTGATTCCGTCTACCCCTTGAATGATTCCACCAGTTGGAAAGTCAGGTCCTTTTATCACAGTCATTAAATCATCAACGGTACAATTCGGCTGATCCATCCTCATGAAGACACCATCGATGATCTCATTCAAATGATGCGGAGGGATTTCTGTGGCATATCCAGCAGAAATTCCTGTAGAACCATTAACGAGAAGGTTAGGAAACATCGCTGGAAGTACGGTCGGTTCATTGGCTGTATCATCGAAGTTTGGTATGAAATCGACCGTTCTTTTGTCAATATCACGCAATAATTCCGACGAAATTGCACTTAAACGGGCCTCTGTATAACGCATCGCAGCTGGTGGATCTCCATCGATGCTACCGTTGTTTCCATGCATTTCAACAAGAAGATTACGTAGCTTCCAGTCTTGACTCATACGTACCATGGCATCGTACACAGAGGAATCTCCGTGTGGGTGATAGTTACCGATAACGTTACCGACTGTTTTAGCCGATTTACGAAACCCTTTATCGTTTGTATTTCCTTCAACATGCATCGCATAGAGAATTCGTCTTTGTACTGGTTTTAAACCGTCCCTTGCATCAGGCAAGGCACGGTCTTGAATAATATATTTACTATATCTTCCGAAGCGATCACCAATGACCTCTTCAAGTGGTAAATCGCGAAATTTTTCTGTCAAACTCACTGTTCAGTAACCTCCTCAGCAACAGAAATATTTTCATTTTCTAAAATACTTCCGTCTTCCTCTAAACCGAAGGCTACATGTGTTTCAATCCACTTTCGGCGAGGCTCAACCTTATCGCCCATTAATGTAGTCACACGACGTTCTGCTCGAGCAGCATCATCAATGCGCACACGAATTAATGTTCTTGTATCAGGATTCATCGTTGTATCCCAAAGCTGGTCAGCGTTCATCTCACCTAGTCCCTTGTACCGTTGAATCATATAACCCTTACCAACCTTTTTAATGGCTGATTGTAAATCGTCGTCGCTCCATGCATACTCAATAATTTCTTTCTTACCTGTTCCTTTACTCACTTTATAAAGCGGTGGAAGGGCGATGAATATTCTTCCAGCTTCAAGAAGAGGTTTCATGTAACGGTAAAAGAATGTAAGGAGAAGAACTTGAATATGAGCACCGTCGGTATCGGCATCGGTCATAATAACAACTTTATCGTAGTTGATATCGTCAATATTAAAATCTGCTCCAATTCCACCACCGATAGCATGGATGATCGTATTAATCTCTTCATTCTTAAAGATATCCTGTAATTTTGCTTTTTCTGTATTAATAACTTTTCCTCGAAGTGGAAGGATCGCTTGGAATCGACGGTCACGACCTTGTTTAGCAGATCCTCCGGCAGAGTCACCCTCAACTAAGTAAAGCTCATTTTTCTGAGGATTTCTAGATTGGGCCGGCGTTAACTTCCCTGACAAAACAGCCTCAGAGCGTTTCCTTTTCTTCCCGCTTCGTGCTTCTTCTCTAGCTTTCCGAGCGGCTTCACGAGCTTGATACGCTTTTATTGCTTTACGTATCAATAACGTACTGGTCTCCGGGTTTTCTTCTAAAAAGTAAGACAAATACTCAGAAACAACCGAGTCTACAGCAGAACGTGCTTCGCTCGTTCCTAGCTTTCCTTTTGTTTGTCCTTCAAATTGAAGAAGTTCTTCTGGAACACGCACGGAAATAATGGCTGCAAATCCTTCTCGTATATCCGCTCCATCCAGGTTTTTATCCTTTTCTTTTAACAGGCCGATTTTACGAGCGTATTCGTTAAATACACGAGTCATGGCTGTTTTAGCACCAGCCTCATGTGTTCCACCGTCTTTTGTACGAACATTATTGACGAAGGATAGAACATTTTCCGAATATCCATCATTGAATTGGAAAGCGTAATCCACTTCAATTCCACCGCTCGTCCCTTCGAAGCTGATAACTGGGTGTAAGACGTCCTTTTCCTCGTTCAAATATTGAACAAACGCCTCAATTCCATTTTCATAATGGAAAATCTCATGAAAGTCATTACGGTCATCA from Robertmurraya sp. FSL R5-0851 includes the following:
- a CDS encoding NAD-dependent epimerase/dehydratase family protein, with product MKTALVFGGTRFFGVNLVQELLNKGVKVTVATRQNSEVPFENRVETLKVDRFDLDSVKEAVSGRTWDVVFDQICFNARDARIAIQALTDKIHTYIFTSTMSVYHFAENVVEADFDPYSYPISDTPPDKVTYQEGKRQAEAVFFQEADFPVIAVRIPIVLGEHDYTERLLLHINRTKEGSMIGFPNLQAKMGFIHQKEAGNFLVWVSEQNFNGPINACANEEISMAELMILIEGEVGKKAILPSTFDSSEHSPYGIENNWNMSNAKASELGFRFSNLSDWLPGLIKHLAN
- the parC gene encoding DNA topoisomerase IV subunit A; this encodes MSLTEKFRDLPLEEVIGDRFGRYSKYIIQDRALPDARDGLKPVQRRILYAMHVEGNTNDKGFRKSAKTVGNVIGNYHPHGDSSVYDAMVRMSQDWKLRNLLVEMHGNNGSIDGDPPAAMRYTEARLSAISSELLRDIDKRTVDFIPNFDDTANEPTVLPAMFPNLLVNGSTGISAGYATEIPPHHLNEIIDGVFMRMDQPNCTVDDLMTVIKGPDFPTGGIIQGVDGIKKAYETGKGKIIVRGKAEIETVRGGKQQIVITEIPFEVNKANLVKKMDEFRLDRKIEGMSEVRDETDRTGLRIVIELKKEADAEGVLMYLYKNTDLQIAYNFNMVAIHHRRPMLMGLTQLLDAYIEHQKEVVTRRSQFDLQKAKDRQHIVAGLMKALSILDEVIQTIRGSKDKRDAKDNLIMKFGFTEAQSEAIVSLQLYRLTNTDITALQNEADELAKKIEELTAILESESKLLSVIKKELKDVRKRFADQRRTIIEAEIEEIKINLEVMVASEDVIVTVTKEGYIKRTSPRSYAASNGQDFGMKDSDQLLAQLDMNTTDVVLLFTNKGNYLYCPVHELPDIRWKDLGQHIANLVPIDRNETIIRVLPVKDFEKEAFLLFITKNGMVKKTELKAYKAQRYSKPLVAINVKDDDEVLDVHETDGTKELLLTTHLGYGLRFAEDEVSIVGARAAGVKGMNLKDGDYLTAGKIVDDPRSQSIVIVTQRGAIKKMKLDEFEITSRAKRGVVMLRELKANPHRVIGAVIVSEEDQIFVSTEKGHVEEVRASDLRHNDRYSNGSFIIDETDAGKAKTVWSVAQKEVNEATKD
- a CDS encoding AAA family ATPase, whose product is MSEQVNNIIKRPLTQNKVHPIKTGRYLLATNEIHRLYETISRWIFSRAPGGIVYGRPRLGKTRAIQFILKALPDELGEKLPVFKFNCRHKKIASENTFFEDLLKDVGHSDPFSNKTNAKRERLYSYLIEKGQTSQENRVILIIDDAQELHEIQYGWLMDIHNELDRAEIDLTVILVGQKELLGQRSSFIKLKKAQIIGRFMVHEYKFVGIKSYDDIHACLLGYDEESEFPDNSGFSFTRYYFPEAFSNGLRLSTYTQELMDIFTEIRQKHNIRKGLEIPMQYFTRTIEYILIHYGVDGKNVEVLTKNHFKEAVKYSGYIESEIYSDLLNKGG
- a CDS encoding TnsA endonuclease N-terminal domain-containing protein, coding for MLEYSPVKMRRSMKYGSNYWVGFSYKQQRYVHFYSDLEYENWILVETNPEVEAFCEQPLRIQYLLEGKKVESVFDMWIKWKDGKQSFCEIKYSTELDKENKKYERTLKQIQVQEDWCKMNGYSHEVLTELVIRKNQVLLDNKRQIIPYTREFNSYNLQDHEPILAVLKSGKSTVKQLFEKLSFLSNQQIYTSLFYLIYHGKVNANIDCEIIGPFTEVWLND
- a CDS encoding staygreen family protein, yielding MSKFDPAMLNVTYFPPATPFKPVDERKYTLTHSDVTGELFLTIGYCYDYDAVNSKFRDEVLAEWKPVMGQYTLLGKVYVTNGEFDENYALIRFHIFQKELPLALTAMVYGDQKFYQNYPWLLDSPIYIQFESSYPQYNQYMYFGTPRYYLTTALKQRVV
- a CDS encoding TniQ family protein, yielding MKKLIYNHTEENLKRTFAWSSSWYHPYESAWSIFHKFMFANKVTINDLFKIFGSESIQNKRSNVWSKKDGDLFTLEGFDEKRLQDILGFNLKANIIEESATILKILIQKHHYKVFYIDTFRFCPECIKIGYHSTFHQFKLFNTCPLHNKPLSSICPSCGGGWKNEYNLIKNEIKHPFQCQCGFLFINEDMARMFAKTWSSNSHDIRDSSLVTRLFELNAHSEKTKRIHISDCIDLTNYENPFEYLYLTVNSKEENTKHIVYKSSKNINKIKCLDKKLLSKYIFTPRHKRPNKELYFTLKATYKSIARHFRKTILKDHKKCIKSYNRSFTYSESICPFVSAYAHWRGHIEDHEINWHVHTYRKRKIAENQVDFYTRSDSDYFFNIYIELMTGLYNEKDETIYGNEPSILHYVSPDNLTITKYTFNRLFAHLLHNYLLNWLIVAHNDMGKSVHYFYSRPFMKYKNLPFYTIVYPFKDNEAAEFHIWPNKDKTIENILKKLKCPNNS